The Peromyscus maniculatus bairdii isolate BWxNUB_F1_BW_parent chromosome 3, HU_Pman_BW_mat_3.1, whole genome shotgun sequence genome segment atgtgggggaggggccagaggACAGTGCAGAAGTCTGTCCTCACTctaccatgggttctggggtttgaactcaggctgtcagacttgGCGGCAACCCttcctgctgggccatcttgctgacccataCCTTatcatttcttccccttttcatGCTCCGTCCTTTCTTTCCATCATCCTGGTTGACTTTCTCGTTGCCCTCTGGGCTGTTGTGGTAGAGACTGTAATTGACCTGTGTTGTTCCCTGTTAAAAAGGGCCTTCTGGGGCATAAGTGTGATTTTAATCTTTCTTGCCTTAAAATTCCCCATTGCTCTCTTGTGGCTGAGGGAATGGTCTCAAGCTCTTCAGGGACTTTATAAAATGCTTTGTTCTCTTTGAAAAGAGGAGAACAGTTGCAGAGGGAGAAATGTCCATTTCCTCAGGTGGCAATGTCTCATTTCTCCACAGATGACTAGAAATGCTTTAGTTAATGGGGAAATGGAAAAggataaaaatgttttgtttgctttgtcccCACCCGCACCCCACCTGTACCCCTCCCGTACCCCACCCGCACCCCTCCCGCACCCCTCctgtacccccaccccacctgcacccctcctgtacccccaccccacctgcacccctcctgtacccccaccccacctgcacCCCTCCTGTACCCCGCCCGCACCCACCCGCACCCCACCCGCACCCCACCTGCACCCCTCCTGTACCCCTCctgtacccccaccccacctgcacccctcctgtacccccaccccacctgcacCCCTCCTGTACCCGCATCCCACTCGCACCCCTCCTGTACCCCCAGTACTGAGAATTGAATGCATCTCTTTGCTCATGCTGCCTAAACAATGCCTCTCTATTTACcttgtgtttgtttgagacagggtttcatgtagctcaggctagcttcaaactcatcatgtagctgaggctagcatTGTACTCCTGATCCTTGTGCcttcacttcctgagtgctgcaccATTGTGCCCGatgtctgtggtgctggggatcaaaccccgCTTTGTGACGGTAGGCACTCTACATCCTGAGCTCTGTTTACCTTCGTCCATCATCCTGTTCTTACTCACAGCTAGTAAGCACTCTCCTCTGGACTCACTCACTGTTCATGGAATTCAATGTGCTGTGTGGTTCTAGGCACTCACTGCCTGTGAGGAGACAGCTGTGTATCTTAGGAACAGGGATATTTAAACACCACCTCCTGGCAGCCAGCGATGAGGCTGCTCCCTGTGGCCAGAGTTTGGCACTCACTCTAGCTTGCCATGCAAGATAGGTACTAATCCAAAAACGCTCTCACATACAGAGGTGCAGATGTTGTTGGCATTCGGAAACGAGTTCAGGGTGTGTACCACTGTGGTAAGAGCTGAGGGaacggcaggcaggcagagagagcatgGGTAGTGCATGTTGTTCTATCCTGACTAGAGCTTGAAATCCAAGGGTGCTCTCAGACCTTCAGGAAGTGGGATTCGGGAAGCGGGAGTGGGGGAAACCGGAGGGGAGAGAGGTGACGTCACTTCAGCCCTGCTGTTCTTGCTTGCCCACCTTTAGAGCTCTGGCTGATGGTGTGACCTCCATCCAGCAAGTGTTTCCCGGGAGGAGGATGTGTAATAGGATTGTGTGATAGGATAGTCCATCGGGGAAGGAAGAACAACAATATTCTCCCTCCCATCTCCAGCTTCCGTTTCCTTGGAGAAAGGTGTGCCCTGTGGTGTACTAACTCCTTAGCTTTCCAGGTTGTGCATGGCCTGGCTTCGGGTGTGCTCTTGTAGCTCAGAGGCAAGAGAGTCAGTAGTCAAGGGGAGAGTGGAGGCATGCAGTGTGAGTTAGGACTTGAGGGGCTGCAGACTGCCCATGCACTGGTAAGACCCTGTGTATTTGGTTAGCCActgatgctgggatgaagaaaacGGCATGGCCAGGCGTATGTGAGGTGCTACCTGGTGTGTATACATTCCACCTTTAacaaatgtacacacagacacacacccacgtGTTTGCGCATAGAAAAAAAGGATGCTGCTGTTTCTTGGTGGTGAGATCCATtcagtttttactttatttgtagtcatccttaaaaaagaaaagatttaaggtcctgagttcaattcccagcacccacgtggtaactgtagtcccatgagatccagtgccctcttctggtgtgcagatgtacacgcagacaaaacacccatacacataaataaagtaaggtcttctggaagagtgcCCAGTCTAAGAAAGAGTCatagacagcccctgttcccaccaTTAGAAGCCCCACAGGAACACCAAGGTAGACAGCCATAACGctcatgcagagtgcctaggtcagtcccaggcaggctccctggaTGTCGGTTCAGTCtcggagcctctgtgggcccaggttagttgatgctgtggattttcttgtggtgtccttgactcctctgcctcctacaatccttcctccccgtCTTCCACAGGATTCGCCAAGGAGGTCCACCtagtgtttgactgtgggtctctgcatccctagttttattttattaattttttaggccagtgtctagttttatttctgttactatgactaaataccctgaccaaaaaaacaaacaacaacaacaagaccaAACAGCAGAGGGGAGGCCAGAATGCCaacacccagcactcgggaggcagaagcaggcggatctgtgagttccagaccagccattTTGCCTCCACAGCAAAAATTTCATAATAGTGATAATATTGTAATACTGATATAACACATTATGTTCTCAGTGCAAACATTCACCTTTTCTAGCCCACAGTAATAAATGTGTTAACCGAAGAACAGCTAGGTTTGTCTGTTTTGGCAAACCATACCTGACCCAAGAGATGTTGTCTCCTAAGTAAGTACTTTATCTGACTGGGATAGAGGCTCTTGcttttcctctgtccttctttgagtcttgttttgtttgtttgtttgtttttttcgagacagtttctctgtgtagctttggagcctttcctggaactcactctgtagaccaggctggcctcgaactcacagagatctgcctgcctctgcctcccaagtgcctggattaaaggcgtgcaccaccactgcccttcttatttatttgtcttttaagtAAAGAACTACAGAtgtttttatttgcagatgacaacAACCTGCACATAAACCACCACAAAGACTACACCAGAATACTCTTGAAACTATAATTTCAGAAAGCCACAGAATATATAATCAGCATACAGAAGTCAACATCTGTTTTATAGTACTGGCtaagaaaaaacaataacattCACAACATGTACATTAAAATGAGATAAAcacatggccgggcggtggtggcgcacgcctttaatcccagcactcgggaggcagagccaggcggatctctgtgagttcgaggccagcctgggctaccaagtgagctccaggaaaggcgcaaagctacacagagaaaccctgtctcgaaaaaaccaaaaaaaaaaaaaaaaatgagataaacacaaaactagccagccaAGGAACCAAATGTGTAACAGAACATGGTAATCTCTTGTCATTGCTTTTCCTCTGAGTCCCTAATCCTCTTCCCTTTATTGTCTTATTTCAACAGAGTTAACATGGCCGGAGCCGAGGAAGCGGTCGACGGAGGTGGTGACAAGCGTCCTCCCTTTGCTGGTGGGAAGTCTGTGCTGTGCTTCGGGCAGGTGACTAGTTGCTTCATCTGTCTAGAAGGAGATTAAATGAGGAAAGCTGGGATGAAATGATCCCGGGTGGGGTGCTCATTGTGTGCCTTTCTCCCTTCCAGTCAGAAGTCcaccatctttttttgtttttgagacagggtttctctgtgtaattttggtgcctctcctggatctcgctctgtagaccaggctgacctcgaactgacagagatccgcctgcctctgcctcccgagtgctgggattaaaggcatacgccaccacctcTCGGCGGTATTTCATCATCTTTGCTCTTTTGTGTTGTAgcactgaggattgaacttggagctctaccactgagctgtcctATCCCCAGCGAGGTTTAGTACTTTGTCTTTTTGTTCCAAGGTCTTTAGTAACTAAGTGGATTTGTGAACTTGGCAGTAAAGACTAATaggaggccagagaggtggctgGGCAGGTGGCACCTGTCGCCGAGCCTGACGACCTGAGGtcgatccctgggatccacatggcggacggagaactgacttctgcatcTGTCCTCCGAGCCCACGGGCACACTGTGCTCCTGTGTACAATTTTAGAAATGGAATACAAATGTAGAAACTCAGTACAAGGGATTCATAAGCTGTAAAATGGTACCCCACTTGACTGTATCGTGTAGAGTGTAGTACATGCCCGCGAAGCCTCTCGCTGTGTAGACACTGCATGGAAGAACCGGCTTTGTCTTCCCAAAGGACACAGCACAAGGGAGCAAAGCCCCAAGAGCAACCatcctgtgtgtgtctgcctgcggGACGGGCATCGTAAGAGCGCGGTGTTCCTTCTGCCAGCTTGGGGAGTGTGAATTTCAGGCTCTGAGCGGGGAAAGTTGggtttcctgtctccacttcagaGGGCGGGAGCTCCCTCCGTGGGAGAGCTTGCTTATTAGCTGGgtgaggccttgggttctatCCCTTGCTCCACAAAGCAAAAACGAACCCCAATTTAGCTTGAAAAGTTTAAGAAGGATAGCAGCAATACtttaaagcaatatttttatattaattttttgtttttggtttttgagacagggtctctctacacagccctgtcttagaactcactgtgtagaccaggctggcctcgaactcacagagatccacctgcctctgcctcccaagtactaggattaaaagggtgtgccgccaccaccagcttaattcttttttattcttacaatgtattttgatcatgtcttcttccagctcctccctacccacccaacttcatgctttttctctctgtctcaaaacaaaacaaaacaaatccctccaaacaggaaaaaacaaaaaaaacccaaaattaaaacaaacaaacccccagtaagacaaaaaaatgcccccccaaaaaccccaaacaacaaacaaacaaactcaagaGGCCACAAACAACCCCATGGAGTTCCTTTTATCTTGGTCAACTACTCCCGAGCATGGGGCCTCCCACGCCGCAGGTATCAGTTGCAAATGGCTCTTGGCTAGGGTGGGAGTTGTATCGACTTCCCATCTTATGCTGGGGTTTTGTGTGGCCTGAACCTGGGCACGTCTTGTGTGTGTTGctacagcctctgtgagttcatgtgtgcatcagtcATGTGTCTTGGAGtcacctccagctcttacattctttctgcctccactgcataatccctgagccttgaggggagggagggctttAATGGAGACATTCCATCTAGGGCTGAGGACGCCAGAGTACTCTTCCGCTCTGCACACTGTCTAGTgtgtctctgatgagggttgagtgagGCACGGATCTAGGGTACAGCAgcatgtcattaggaatcatctgattgctatgttcctttgcagaataatagtaataggttttcccctaggcccatgacctatccagtctcaggttcatGGCCATTTAAaagcatccaccaccaccaccccaccaccctatcccccagacagggtttctttgtatagctctggctgtcctggaacttgctctgtaggccaggcttgcctcgaactcacagagttccatctgccttttcctcttgagtgctggggttaaaggtgtgcgccatcactgcccagcttaaagCAATTTTTAATGAGTGCATAAAGTTATGCCTTTTTATAGGCTACCATGCGATGTTTGATACATGTATGCATGATATGTGTAAAACTTTCCCCTGGGCTGAGATGGGACCTAGAGCCTCAGGCCTGCTGGGCAGGTGCTCTCATCTACCGTTGGCTCTACTCACTATTCCAGAGTGTGGAGAGGTGGTGCGTCTGAAAACTCAGGGAGGGATTGGCTGTGGGGGATCGGCGCAGATATCGACTAGATTTCCCTTATGGATTGTAGAACCAGTACACAGCAGAAGAGTACCAGGCTATCCAGAGGgctctgaggcagaggctgggccCGGAGTACATCAGCAGCCGCATggctggaggaggccagaaggtaAGCTGAGTCTTGGGCACGTATCTAGCAGTCAGCATAGAAATCCTGCCTTTTGGTTTCACTAGAGTCCATGGATTCAGAGGTCCTTGTTCCCTGGTACTAGATCCTTCCCTGTGCCTCTGGAAGGAGTGGGTCCCAGACTTCTCTGTCATCCGCATTGTTTTGAGATGGCTATAAATTCCATGTTGAGATGTTTACgtcatctttaaaaatgttcccTTTACCACTTGcttctaatttcatttctttcactcattaattcattcatttatttgtttatttaggtttttcaagacagggtttctctgtgtagctctggctgtcctggaacttgctctgtagaccaggctggcctcgaattcacagaaatccgcctgcctctgcctcccgagtgctgggattaaaggcgtgtgccaccaccacctggccttaatagctttttcttgaaaatttattttttaggtGTGTTATATTGAAGGTCATCGGGTAATTAACCTGGCCAATGAGATGTTTGGTTACAATGGCTGGGCACACTCCATCACCCAGCAGAATGTGGgtatgttctctgtgtgtgctgaCCGCTTTATGTTCCTTATTTCGTAACTGTTTTATTCCTGCTTCAAGAGTTTAGTGAGTCAGGATATGGGTAGGTGGGTTGGATTGCCAGCCAAGGAAAGTGGGTAAGGTGCAGGATCAGTATCCTTCCAACTGGTTCTCTTTCCCATTCCTAGATTTTGTTGATCTCAACAATGGCAAATTCTACGTGGGAGTCTGTGCATTTGTAAGGGTGCAGTTaaaggtgaggggtggggtgccactgctgcctgggaGGACCGAGGAGACAGTGTGAGCAGGGAGGGAGTCTTGAGTGTAGACCTGGAGTGTGCCCTAGCTAGGGTGCCTAGGATGGCAGTATTCAAATATCCTTGCTTTCCTGCCCCTCAAAAGCATGTTGAAAGGATGTGTCTTACTCATTTTAAGCTGATACACAAAAGTTTGGCCACATAAATACaaaaggattgtgtgtgtgtgtgtgtgtgtgtgtgtgtgtgtgtgtgtgtgtaacttgacAGTCGAAAATCTTTTTATAATGTAACAAAAACTTAAGTGCCATAGGGGATTAAATGCTATCATTTATTTGAACCAATGCTGTGTCCCATACCCCTTACCTCagtttagatcagtggttcttatTCTGTGAGTATTATTGcccccttttacaggggtcacctaagacaaGCTGCATATCAGAttaattcacaacagtagcaaaatcacagttatgaagtagcagtgaaatagtGTTATTGTCGGGGgtgaccacaacatgaggagctgtactaAAGggccacagcgttaggaaggttgagaaccactgctccagacaTCTCATTATGTAGGCCCCTGGGTGCCCGAGGCTGTCTTCCTTGCTCTGCCTCTGCATGCTGAGGTGACAGGCCTGTGCTCCCACTAGCTTTAGGAGAATCTCAGTGTGTAGCCTAGGTTATGCTCACACTGACTGGCCTCTTGCCGGCTGGGTCCTGGGATTCCAGGGCTGTGTTGCCATGTCCTGCTAAGCTGCCCTTTTCTCAGAAGTTTCATTGTCCTTTTTTGTCTGAACTCGTACCTCCTGCTGCTTTTGTCCTAATGTATTTGTGACTGAAGTTTCATGTATAACTCCATTGTActtatacacgtgtgtgtgtgtgtgtgtgtgtgtgtgtgtgtgtgtgtgtgaaaataaattgtttttttgtCAATTTCTATTGACCCTGTagctttaaatattaaatattcagcACTGACCACCGGCATGTTTCCAGGCAGATCTGCTCCAGACAGCACTTCTAGAAATTGCTATCTTAAGTTCTGTGCTGTGTCCTCTTCAGCAGGGTCCTGGCTCCACAGCCTGAGGGTGGGCTGGGCGGggggtggtttttctttttttaaatgctgttgcTCAGGGAGGCGGACTACAGCTTCCATGTTAAAGCTCTAGCaacatcccttcctccctcaggaTGGTTCCTATCATGAGGACGTGGGTTATGGAGTTAGTGAGGGCCTCAGGTCAAAGGCCTTGTCGCTGGAGAAGGCCCGGAAGGAGGCTGTGACGGACGGGCTGAAACGGGCACTAAGGTATGAAAGGAGCTGGGGTCCGGCCAACTGGTTTCAGTTCATATTTCAGAGGAAGTGCCCATTCCCTTGGGTCCGAAATCTAAATAACATGAAAAGATGAGTCTCATTTTACCCTGATCCCACAATTCCTTGCTGCGTTTGTACTTTCCAGTGAACACATGGCTGAATGCAGACTACACTCTtctcagtgtctccctctcctccctggaaGGGCCCAGAGGTGCTGACAGCCTTTCAGTTCTCACAGCAAATGTCCGAATATACCAACTCAGAGAGCTTTAGGCTGCCTGAGCTCAGAGGGTGCAGTCAGGATTGACTGCCCTTATTGCTGTGGGTCTGGGGCAAGGGCGTGCATCATGGCGGAGaagttaaacaaacaacaaacaaacaaacaaacatataggAAACGAACCCAGTGATCTGTAGTCCTGGAGGGCAAGTCCCAGTGACCTAAAACCTCCCGCTGGCCGCCAGCCCCTGTGCCATCAGTTCTGTCCATTCCCATTCCCCAGAGGGCTGGCTTGTAGCAGGTGAGTTTTCGGGGAGGGCTTCGTGGCACTGGAGCTCCCCTTAGAGATTTGGGTCAGGTCACTGCTGTGCTCTCAGAAGCCAGTGGGATGCAGGAACGGGACATGTCCCATTGCCACTTACTGAGTGAAGACGGGTCATTTCCTCCCGTAGCTGCAGCTTTGTGATGCTGCGACTGTGAACTGTGTGCTTTTTTGTCACTGTAGGAGTTTTGGTAATGCACTTGGAAACTGCATTCTGGACAAAGACTACCTGAGGTCACTAAATAAGCTTCCACGACAGGTATGTTAGTAGTCGGAGTGGGGTGACACAGCCCGCAGCTTCTCGGGTATGTCCTTGAGGGTAGTAGCAGGAGAAGTGAGGACTCGGCCTTTGGCAGCATCTGGAATGGTTATCTCCGATCTGGAAGGTTAATGCTATGCTAGCAGATGCGGCCTGGCCAGGTTTACAGTTCCCCTCGTGTACCAGAGAGCCATGCTGGGAGTAGTCCCCTCAGAACCAGTGCAGAGCTTTCTCATTGTTGCTGGTCCCTATACATGTTCAAACTAGCTGTCTTTCTGCCCTTAGCGCTGGTGGCTGTGAGGTGCAcacctcctctgtctctgccgTCTGTGGGATCTCAGCACCAGCTTCAGGAGTGTGCCGTGCAGTAGACGTGACTCGAGTTGCGTCAGCTGGGCTTAAGTTGGTGTCTCCCTGGTAGACTCGTTGCCTTCTGTCTCCATGAGAGCCTTGTCAGGTCCTGTCCCGTTCTCTCAGCACAGGCCCCAGTGCAATGTCAGTTGGCTTCTGACAAGACTCCatacctgctgtgtgtgtgtgtgtgtgtgtgtgtgtgtgtgtgtgtgtgtgtgtgtgtgtgtgcgcgcgcgcgcgcgcgcgtgtcaGTCTCCTAGGAGCATACACTGTGCTTATCTATCCACCTCTTGCCTGTTGTATCGCTGCTGTGGACATGGATGTGTACATTTTTCGAACAGCATCTTTCATTTTTGTGATGGTGCAGACCTGCAGGTTTGAGTGCTGACTCGTGTGTTtcccattttgtttctttggagaactctcCAGGCTGACACTCACGGCAGCCCCCACTGTTCAGCCTCGCTCTTCTGTTATTCTGGTAGAGTCCACGCGCTCCTGACATCAGCCTTGTGTTTCAAAAGCTCGTTAGCCATTTGGGGATCATTTGAGAGGGTGAAGTCCATTGCCATTTTTAATGGGTTATTTGGTATTTTTGCTGTTGAATTATggtaattcttaaaatattttattttttagttttttgaggtggtgtttctctgtgtctccctggctgtcctggaacttgctctatataccaggttagcctcaaactcagctctgcctgcctctgcttttcaagtgctgggattaaaggcttacactaccactgcccagtgcttttgatgtctttttttctttttttttttaatgatttatttttatttcatgtacattggaATTTTGTCTACATGAGGCTGTTGCATCtgttgaaactggagttacagacagttgtgagccaccatgtagttgctgggaattgaacccaggacctcaggaagagcagccagtggtcctaacccctgagccatctctccagccccacttttgTGTCTTATCAAGAGATCCTCACCATAGCCAGTGCTGTGAAACATTTTTTCTGGGTTTGGAGTCCTCCACTTGGGACTTTAGTTATGTTGAGCTGGTTCTTGTGAAAAGTAAAGGATGTTTACCAACTCTCATCCCTTGGCCTGGGGAGCTCAGCTTTCTCAGCAGTGTTTGTTGACTGCCCTTTCCCCAGGGGAGCGTAcgtgttcatgtgtctgtgtgtgtgcttatggaggccagaggtggatgcTGGCTGTCTTTCTCAGTTGCTCCaccttctgttttgagacagggtctctcactgagcctgaagctcatTAGTTAGGCTACACTGGTTGGCCACTGAGCCCAAGGCATCCTTCAggattgggattacaggcatttgttGCCCTCCCAACTTTTATatggatgctgaggatcaaactcgggtccttgtaGGTATCATATAGTGGGATATGGTTTTTGTAATCCATCTGTCaaatcttttgtctttttaaaaattttattatttttagttgtgtgtgtgcatgtgtgtgtgtgagcacacacacacataaatgcaggtgcccatggtgAACAACGAAATTGGATTTCCCttgagctgaagttacaggcctctgaaagagcagcatgtgcttagCCATCTCATTAACTCCCaatctgtggggtttttttttttttcaaactaagaTTTAATCcacttacatttaaaataattactgatAGGATGGTTACTGCTTGCATTTTGCTGATTTTCTGCATATTTTTGTTCTTGGTAGTTTCCATTGCAGTTGCataaaccatctttttttttccccccggagacagggtttctctgtgatcCAGTTCTGGCtctcttggatctcactctgtagcccaggctggcctccaactcaaagagatccacctgcctctgcctcctgagtgctgggattaaaagcatgggacACCACCTCCCTGCACATTCAATTTTTCTACCTCTTTCTCTTACCAGCTCCCTCTTGAAGTGGATTTAACTAAAGCAAAGAGAGAAGATTTTGAACCATCTGTGGAACAGGCAAGATATAACAGCTGCCGACAGAAGGAAGCACCGGGACCCCCAAGAGCACAAGAAGCAACTTCCCCTTGCAGACCAAGCCACCCACGCGACTCAGACCTTAGGCTGCAGGGGGCTAAGGACTGCAGCAGCTCCTGGTACTGGACTCAggttccctccctttcctctgccGCTCCTTCTAGTGTGGCTTTGGCCGCTTCCACTCCTGCCTCTGAGACCAGCAGTGGTTGTTTGTGTGCTTCCTCAAGCCGGGTCCATTGTGGTTACCTTggtttgcagcagcagcagcagcagtctgGCCGCCACCGTGGAGAGGGATGCTGTTCACCAGCGGAAGCTCCGGAAGCTCCGGCAgaggcagctgcagcagcagttCCGGCAGCAGATGGGGTTGCCCCTGCCGGGCCACACACCTGCCGCAGAGGTGGAAGCTGAGTGTCAGGGTGTGTGAGGGGGAGACTGTGACTCTTTCCAGGCCGTGCCTTGCTAGGGCTTCTCTAAGTGCCACGTAGGACAGATGACCCCACGGAATTAGGATGGCAAAGTCTGCCCTGCTCCTTCCCAGTTCCAAAGATAAGGGGCTGTTTAGGGAAGTCAGTGGGCTGTGATCGACATGTTATGTctgcagcacctgggaggcagaggcaggcctggactacatagtgagaccaccACCCTCCCCATCTTCTGGAATTTGAAATTTCGAGTCAAGAGTCCCTTTGTCTCTGCATTAGGAAACTTGACTCTTGGATAGCTTTTGATTATAAGGCAAAGCTAGAAGGTAACTGGAGCTTTTAGCAGATTTTTTACCCAGGAGTTTAAATTAAATTCACAGAATTAGATGTTTCTGCTGTTGTGCAGACATTTGTTAAGGACTTTCCCGGTCCGGGGAGCATTTGCCCATTTTCTCTGTATAGTGAAGGTGCAGGAGACAGATTATATGCTGGGTTTATTCTCACCCCTCAGCACATTACCAACATTAATGTaggaaaaagcaaaccaaaacattCATCATTCTGGGCACATCCTGAGTAATGAGTTGGCCTAAAAGTTTGGCTTCTGGCCATGCCAGGAGCTTGAAGGGCAAGGATGGAATCCAGGATGCACTGCCCTGTCCCAGAACCACTGGGCTGCAAGGCTCCTACCAACTCTAGGGGCCTTTGCTGTTGTCGGGGAAATGGGTTAGGGCGGTTGCTCAaggtagagtgctcgcctagtgtccgagttccattcccagatctggtatggtggtggcacactgctGTTATCCCAGGAGGGTCAGATACTCAAGGTCATCTTGGTTGTATAGggaattcaaggcctgcctgggctacatgagagaccccgtctcccacagacaaaacacagaaaacacacgTGGTTCTCCCCCACTCTAGTGAGACATAGACGACATACAGAGTTGGAGGTAGGCCTGGGAGTCAGGGCCCTGAACCCTAAAGGTATGCTCTGGGCAAGAGGGGAATAGACGTCATCCCAGAGTTGGCAAGTTACGTGACCTCTGGCTTGTCCTTGTCTCCTGTGCAAACCAGCTGtgcctccagcccctcctccggAACACAGTACCCCCCAATCTGCTGCCTCAGAACTCCTCAGGGAGAGAGCCGCCTGCCCAGGTAAGTGACGTGAGAATTAACCAGTAAATACTTACGAGGGTGTGTAATTTACTGTGCTGTGTACCTTTTGGCAGATACAGAATTCATGTTTTCCTGGGAGGGTTGGGtgcagtactgggattgaacctgTGCCCCTGCAGCCCTAGGCAGGTGCTCACCGttgagctatagccccagctcATAGATTTCATCTTgtaatcagttctctcctaccgtgtgggtcctgggtcttgaactcaggttgttagatTAGGTGGCAAGTGACTTTACCTGActagccatctttctggccctcaTCTGATTTTTAGTGTTGtcaagttttataaaaatggaaagaggTCCCCAAATTGA includes the following:
- the Rad52 gene encoding DNA repair protein RAD52 homolog isoform X6 gives rise to the protein MAGAEEAVDGGGDKRPPFAGGKSVLCFGQNQYTAEEYQAIQRALRQRLGPEYISSRMAGGGQKVCYIEGHRVINLANEMFGYNGWAHSITQQNVDFVDLNNGKFYVGVCAFVRVQLKDGSYHEDVGYGVSEGLRSKALSLEKARKEAVTDGLKRALRSFGNALGNCILDKDYLRSLNKLPRQLPLEVDLTKAKREDFEPSVEQARYNSCRQKEAPGPPRAQEATSPCRPSHPRDSDLRLQGAKDCSSSCSSSSSLAATVERDAVHQRKLRKLRQRQLQQQFRQQMGLPLPGHTPAAEVEAECQAVPPAPPPEHSTPQSAASELLRERAACPGHSDSHRKSQDLKKRKLDPS
- the Rad52 gene encoding DNA repair protein RAD52 homolog isoform X1: MAGAEEAVDGGGDKRPPFAGGKSVLCFGQNQYTAEEYQAIQRALRQRLGPEYISSRMAGGGQKVCYIEGHRVINLANEMFGYNGWAHSITQQNVDFVDLNNGKFYVGVCAFVRVQLKDGSYHEDVGYGVSEGLRSKALSLEKARKEAVTDGLKRALRSFGNALGNCILDKDYLRSLNKLPRQLPLEVDLTKAKREDFEPSVEQARYNSCRQKEAPGPPRAQEATSPCRPSHPRDSDLRLQGAKDCSSSCSSSSSLAATVERDAVHQRKLRKLRQRQLQQQFRQQMGLPLPGHTPAAEVEAECQAVPPAPPPEHSTPQSAASELLRERAACPANPEDNLEMWDLTPDLEDIIKPLSRSEPPQTSATGALNNQEVIQDGVLCHQMPPEKPGAGHLQTSSTHQHVLGHSDSHRKSQDLKKRKLDPS
- the Rad52 gene encoding DNA repair protein RAD52 homolog isoform X2, with the protein product MAGAEEAVDGGGDKRPPFAGGKSVLCFGQNQYTAEEYQAIQRALRQRLGPEYISSRMAGGGQKVCYIEGHRVINLANEMFGYNGWAHSITQQNVDFVDLNNGKFYVGVCAFVRVQLKDGSYHEDVGYGVSEGLRSKALSLEKARKEAVTDGLKRALRSFGNALGNCILDKDYLRSLNKLPRQLPLEVDLTKAKREDFEPSVEQARYNSCRQKEAPGPPRAQEATSPCRPSHPRDSDLRLQGAKDCSSSCSSSSLAATVERDAVHQRKLRKLRQRQLQQQFRQQMGLPLPGHTPAAEVEAECQAVPPAPPPEHSTPQSAASELLRERAACPANPEDNLEMWDLTPDLEDIIKPLSRSEPPQTSATGALNNQEVIQDGVLCHQMPPEKPGAGHLQTSSTHQHVLGHSDSHRKSQDLKKRKLDPS
- the Rad52 gene encoding DNA repair protein RAD52 homolog isoform X3 — encoded protein: MAGAEEAVDGGGDKRPPFAGGKSVLCFGQNQYTAEEYQAIQRALRQRLGPEYISSRMAGGGQKVCYIEGHRVINLANEMFGYNGWAHSITQQNVDFVDLNNGKFYVGVCAFVRVQLKDGSYHEDVGYGVSEGLRSKALSLEKARKEAVTDGLKRALRSFGNALGNCILDKDYLRSLNKLPRQLPLEVDLTKAKREDFEPSVEQARYNSCRQKEAPGPPRAQEATSPCRPSHPRDSDLRLQGAKDCSSSCSSSLAATVERDAVHQRKLRKLRQRQLQQQFRQQMGLPLPGHTPAAEVEAECQAVPPAPPPEHSTPQSAASELLRERAACPANPEDNLEMWDLTPDLEDIIKPLSRSEPPQTSATGALNNQEVIQDGVLCHQMPPEKPGAGHLQTSSTHQHVLGHSDSHRKSQDLKKRKLDPS
- the Rad52 gene encoding DNA repair protein RAD52 homolog isoform X4; the protein is MAGAEEAVDGGGDKRPPFAGGKSVLCFGQNQYTAEEYQAIQRALRQRLGPEYISSRMAGGGQKVCYIEGHRVINLANEMFGYNGWAHSITQQNVDFVDLNNGKFYVGVCAFVRVQLKDGSYHEDVGYGVSEGLRSKALSLEKARKEAVTDGLKRALRSFGNALGNCILDKDYLRSLNKLPRQLPLEVDLTKAKREDFEPSVEQARYNSCRQKEAPGPPRAQEATSPCRPSHPRDSDLRLQGAKDCSSSCSSSSSLAATVERDAVHQRKLRKLRQRQLQQQFRQQMGLPLPGHTPAAEVEAECQAVPPAPPPEHSTPQSAASELLRERAACPANPEDNLEMWDLTPDLEDIIKPLSRSEPPQTSATGALNNQEVIQDGVLCHQMPPEKPGAGHLQTSSTHQHVLGSRDV